The Streptomyces sp. NBC_01197 genome window below encodes:
- a CDS encoding MlaD family protein, which produces MVTRATRLKNTAFLLIAVLVLGYLGARYADLGHLVGLRGYYVVKVELPETGGLFTHANVTYRGVSVGRVGPIRLTGNGVEADLRISDSAPAIPADLKAVVANLSAVGEEYIDLRPTTTGSPYLEDGSHIARADAGIPAPVTNVLTSVNDLTSSVDTDALRTVVDEFGTAFDGRGEDLQVLMDSSSDFLKAADKALPTDTKLMTDGETVLRTQTQEGEALKSFARGAKGLAGQLVDSDTDLRALIAATPEAATQVSGLLRDLNPDLSVVLANLLTTSDVAVTRQRGTEELLVKLPAVAAAGSTAINAKGARFGMAVTFFSPLPCTAGYGGTTYRNGLDTSATSELNTDARCTSPPSTGKEVRGSANAPRGGALAAPAKPGSLLLGTDAGGAGSLPGALGTPALPAGGPTGLGGLLGLGAGA; this is translated from the coding sequence ATGGTCACCAGGGCCACCCGGCTGAAGAACACCGCCTTCCTGCTGATCGCGGTGCTCGTCCTCGGCTACCTCGGCGCCCGCTACGCCGACCTCGGGCATCTGGTCGGGCTGCGCGGCTACTACGTGGTGAAGGTCGAACTCCCGGAGACCGGCGGCCTGTTCACCCACGCCAACGTCACCTACCGGGGCGTCTCGGTCGGCCGGGTCGGACCGATCCGGCTGACCGGGAACGGAGTGGAGGCCGACCTGCGGATCAGCGACTCGGCGCCCGCCATCCCCGCCGACCTGAAAGCGGTCGTCGCCAACCTGTCGGCGGTCGGCGAGGAGTACATCGACCTGCGGCCCACCACCACGGGCAGCCCGTACCTGGAGGACGGCTCCCACATCGCACGCGCGGACGCCGGCATCCCGGCCCCGGTGACCAACGTCCTCACCAGCGTCAACGACCTGACGTCGTCGGTGGACACGGACGCGCTGCGCACGGTCGTGGACGAGTTCGGCACCGCGTTCGACGGGCGCGGCGAGGACCTCCAGGTCCTGATGGACAGCAGCAGCGACTTCCTCAAGGCCGCGGACAAGGCACTGCCCACCGACACCAAGCTGATGACCGACGGCGAGACCGTGCTCCGCACCCAGACGCAGGAGGGCGAAGCGCTGAAGTCCTTCGCCAGGGGCGCCAAGGGGCTCGCCGGGCAGCTGGTGGACTCCGACACCGATCTGCGCGCGCTCATCGCGGCCACCCCCGAGGCCGCTACGCAGGTCAGCGGACTGCTCAGAGATCTGAACCCCGATCTGAGCGTGGTCCTCGCCAATCTGCTGACGACCTCCGACGTGGCGGTCACCCGACAGCGCGGTACGGAGGAACTGCTGGTGAAACTGCCGGCGGTGGCCGCGGCGGGGTCGACAGCGATCAACGCCAAGGGAGCACGTTTCGGTATGGCCGTCACCTTCTTCTCGCCCCTGCCGTGCACCGCCGGGTACGGCGGGACGACGTACCGCAACGGCCTGGACACCAGCGCCACTTCGGAGCTCAACACCGACGCACGCTGCACCTCACCGCCCAGCACCGGCAAGGAGGTGCGCGGTTCGGCGAACGCACCGCGCGGCGGCGCGCTCGCGGCGCCCGCCAAGCCGGGCTCCCTGCTCCT